From a region of the Effusibacillus pohliae DSM 22757 genome:
- a CDS encoding DUF421 domain-containing protein produces MRGISHGVADVLRLAAKTMIVYVLVLIALRVMGKREIGKLSVFDLVVSIMIAEVAAVSLDLEEPFWRGFYIVSLLVTLQILVSFLSLKSHRFRELIEGRPAFLIRNGKIDDAEMRRTRYSMSDLLTQLREKNVAHVGDVEFAILETTGKLSVFPKEEALPVTRGDLGLPTRRFRMPLALIVDGKPMERNLQAIGFDRAWLEEEIRHYGYDRIEDIFFCSIDYKGRMYFDRKDAEQSDREN; encoded by the coding sequence GAGGGGGATTTCACATGGGGTAGCCGATGTGCTGCGGCTCGCGGCGAAAACGATGATCGTCTACGTGCTTGTGCTGATTGCCCTGCGCGTGATGGGCAAGCGGGAAATTGGAAAATTGTCGGTGTTCGATCTGGTGGTGTCGATCATGATCGCGGAAGTGGCGGCCGTTTCGCTCGATTTGGAAGAGCCGTTTTGGCGCGGATTTTACATTGTCAGCCTGCTTGTGACGCTGCAGATCCTGGTTTCCTTCCTCTCGCTGAAAAGCCACCGGTTTCGCGAGTTGATCGAGGGGCGGCCGGCGTTTTTGATTCGCAACGGAAAAATCGACGATGCGGAGATGCGCCGAACCCGCTATTCCATGAGCGATCTGTTAACTCAACTGCGGGAAAAAAATGTCGCGCATGTCGGCGATGTGGAGTTTGCCATTCTCGAGACCACAGGCAAACTGTCCGTGTTTCCGAAAGAGGAAGCGTTGCCGGTGACGCGCGGCGATCTCGGGCTGCCCACCCGCCGCTTTCGCATGCCGCTGGCGCTGATCGTCGACGGCAAGCCAATGGAACGCAATCTGCAGGCGATCGGCTTTGACCGGGCGTGGCTGGAAGAGGAAATCCGCCACTACGGATACGATCGGATCGAGGATATTTTCTTCTGCAGCATCGATTATAAAGGCCGCATGTACTTTGACCGAAAGGATGCAGAGCAGAGCGATCGGGAGAACTGA